Proteins encoded within one genomic window of Pristis pectinata isolate sPriPec2 chromosome 5, sPriPec2.1.pri, whole genome shotgun sequence:
- the LOC127570801 gene encoding interferon regulatory factor 4-like: MNMDSECNMAPVTSGNGKLRQWLIDQIDSGKYPGLVWENEDKTIFRIPWKHAGKQDYNRDEDAALFKAWALFKGKFREGIDKPDPPTWKTRLRCALNKSNDFDELVDRSQLDISDPYKVYKIIPEGAKKGGSKQVSMEDQQILVNHHSYTSYPSMPPQLPNYIVPHERSWREFEQPHPELSYQCSPVPFAPRNHHWQGPGCENGYQVTGSFYACAPAESQAPGIPIEASMRSGEALALSDCRLQICLYYRDTLVRDVTTTSPEGCRIAHVHDDKPFAASNIDQVLFPYPDSNAQRKGIDKLLNHLEKGVLLWMAPDGLYAKRLCQSRIYWEGPLAPYSDRPNKLERDQVTKLFDTQQFLIELQSCANHGRTFMPRYQIVFCFGEEFPDPQRSRKLITAHIEPVFAKQLYYFTQQNSGHLLRGFEMPDHVNSAEDYHRSIRHSIQD, encoded by the exons ATGAATATGGATTCAGAGTGCAACATGGCTCCAGTGACTTCCGGAAACGGCAAACTTCGCCAATGGTTGATCGACCAGATTGACAGTGGTAAATATCCCGGTCTGGTCTGGGAGAACGAAGACAAGACGATTTTTCGGATTCCTTGGAAACATGCTGGCAAACAGGATTATAACCGAGACGAGGACGCGGCGCTTTTCAAG GCTTGGGCACTTTTCAAAGGCAAGTTCCGTGAAGGAATTGACAAACCAGATCCACCAACATGGAAAACTAGACTACGATGTGCCTTAAATAAGAGCAATGATTTTGATGAGTTGGTTGACCGGAGTCAACTTGATATTTCAGACCCATacaaagtgtacaaaattataccaGAAGGGGCCAAAAAAG GAGGATCAAAACAAGTAAGCATGGAAGATCAACAGATACTAGTCAATCATCATTCTTACACTTCATATCCATCTATGCCACCTCAG CTACCAAACTACATTGTACCACATGAACGCAGCTGGAGAGAATTTGAACAGCCACATCCAGAACTCTCCTATCAATGCTCACCAGTGCCATTTGCTCCACGAAATCATCATTGGCAAGGACCTGGTTGTGAAAATG GTTATCAGGTAACTGGGTCATTTTATGCTTGTGCACCTGCTGAGTCACAAGCACCTGGTATTCCCATTGAAGCTAGTATGAGATCTGGTGAAGCACTGGCCCTTTCGG ACTGTCGGCTACAAATTTGTTTGTATTATCGAGATACCCTGGTGAGAGATGTGACAACTACAAGCCCTGAAGGTTGTAGAATAGCCCATGTCCATGATGATAAGCCATTTGCAGCTAGCAACATAGATCAGGTGCTGTTTCCTTATCCAGACAGCAATGCACAGCGCAAGGGTATTGACAAGCTTCTCAATCACTTGGAGAAGGGAGTCCTGCTGTGGATGGCACCTGATGGTCTCTATGCCAAACGATTGTGTCAGAGCAGAATCTACTGGGAAGGACCTTTAGCACCATACAGTGACAGGCCCAACAAGCTGGAGAGAGACCAAGTCACAAAACTGTTTGACACACAACAGTTTCTAATAG AGCTGCAAAGCTGTGCAAATCATGGGCGTACATTCATGCCAAGATACcaaattgtattttgttttggagAAGAATTTCCTGATCCACAAAGATCGCGAAAACTTATCACAGCACAT ATCGAGCCAGTGTTTGCCAAGCAGCTTTATTACTTCACTCAGCAGAACAGTGGACATCTGCTCAGAGGGTTTGAAATGCCTGATCATGTGAACAGTGCAGAGGATTATCATAGATCTATTCGACATTCAATCCAAGACTGA